The proteins below are encoded in one region of Pygocentrus nattereri isolate fPygNat1 chromosome 13, fPygNat1.pri, whole genome shotgun sequence:
- the pagr1 gene encoding PAXIP1-associated glutamate-rich protein 1, with product MQALEETESSLSDRVELMAVRGEEDKAEGEKEKGGGEGAAESAVDTMGDDGKGEEKENEEKKEGEKEDEEMNGGVQAQKEEEDWEIPYSDEEMEDPKNWMPSPEEIKRLYELLAKGEILELKWIPLPRRPPTPPRTPSPERDGEDSQEAKQEENQRKAPSPTEFDFDEEQTMATPKNAFLSRRRTPGSSARSTVKREARLDKVLSDMKRHRKIEEQILRTGRDLFKSDKPPARLPPQERLSPTSQREREKERERDSDPSTVFSPRQRRY from the exons ATGCAGGCGCTGGAGGAAACCGAGTCCTCCCTCTCTGACAGAGTAGAGCTGATGGCTGTGAGGGGGGAGGAGGACaaagcagagggagagaaggagaaaggaggAGGTGAAGGAGCAGCTGAGAGTGCTGTGGATACCATGGGCGATGATGGAAAAG GcgaggagaaagaaaatgaagagaagaaggagggagagaaggaggatGAAGAGATGAACGGAGGCGTGCAGGCACAGAAAGAAGAGGAGGACTGGGAGATCCCTTACAGCGACGAGGAGATGGAGGACCCTAAGAACTGGATGCCTTCGCCAGAGGAGATCAAGCGGCTGTATGAGCTTCTGGCTAAAGGAGAAATCCTGGAGCTGAAGTGGATTCCTCTCCCTCGAAGACCACCCACTCCCCCACGCACTCCTTCgccagagagagacggagaggacTCCCAGGAGGCCAAACAGGAGGAGAACCAGCGCAA GGCTCCCTCACCGACCGAGTTCGACTTTGACGAAGAGCAAACCATGGCGACTCCGAAGAACGCCTTCCTCAGCCGACGCAGGACGCCAG GCTCGTCCGCCCGCTCTACAGTGAAGCGTGAGGCACGGCTGGACAAGGTTCTCTCCGATATGAAGCGGCACCGGAAGATCGAGGAGCAGATCCTGCGGACGGGGCGTGACCTCTTCAAGAGCGACAAGCCACCTGCCAGGCTGCCCCCGCAGGAGCGCTTATCACCCACCagccagagggagagagagaaggagagagagagagacagcgaccCCAGCACCGTCTTCAGCCCCAGGCAGAGGCGATACTGA